One window from the genome of Thalassospira xiamenensis M-5 = DSM 17429 encodes:
- a CDS encoding TRAP transporter large permease: MFDLQSLGIEYGTLAMFVLLLGFLMTGMPLAFVTLLIALLFTLGWFGPMAVPLITSRVYSFVSSFVFVSVPMFVMMAAILDRSGIAKDLFEAMRLFGGRLKGGVAVQTIFVAVILAAMSGIIGGEIVLLGLLALPQMLRQGYDKNLAIGVVCAGGSLGTMVPPSIVLIIYGLTANVSIGDLFTASFLPGFMLAGFYVAYVLFRSYTGDNIAPPPRTEKIPNEEKIRLLKGLILPFLVVICVLGSIYGGIASVTEASAVGVAGVVASTIVRREFSLSMLKAASLQTLSTCGMIVWIGIGASALVGVFNLMGGIKFVSVLITGISDDPMIIILFMMLILFVLGMFLDWVGIALLTMPIFVPIIKQLGFDPVWFGVLFAMNMQVSFLSPPFGPAAFYLKSVAPPDITLGTIFKALVPFICLQVLAVAILIIFPGITGR; encoded by the coding sequence ATGTTTGATTTGCAGTCCCTTGGCATTGAATATGGCACGCTTGCGATGTTCGTGCTGCTGCTTGGTTTTTTGATGACCGGCATGCCGCTGGCATTTGTGACCCTGCTGATTGCCTTGCTGTTTACCCTTGGCTGGTTCGGACCGATGGCGGTACCGCTGATCACAAGCAGGGTCTATTCGTTTGTGTCATCCTTTGTCTTTGTCTCGGTCCCGATGTTCGTGATGATGGCAGCAATCCTTGATCGATCCGGCATTGCCAAGGACCTGTTCGAAGCCATGCGCCTGTTTGGTGGCCGGCTTAAGGGCGGGGTTGCGGTCCAGACGATTTTTGTCGCCGTCATTCTGGCCGCCATGAGCGGCATCATCGGCGGCGAGATCGTGTTGCTGGGCTTGCTGGCACTGCCACAGATGCTCCGTCAGGGATATGACAAGAACCTGGCCATCGGGGTTGTCTGTGCTGGCGGGTCGCTGGGCACGATGGTGCCACCATCCATCGTTCTGATCATCTATGGCCTGACGGCGAATGTGTCGATTGGCGATCTGTTTACCGCGTCCTTCCTGCCGGGCTTCATGCTGGCGGGGTTCTATGTCGCCTATGTGCTGTTTCGAAGCTACACGGGGGATAATATCGCTCCGCCGCCGCGCACCGAAAAAATCCCGAACGAAGAAAAGATCCGCCTGCTCAAGGGCCTGATCCTGCCGTTCCTGGTCGTGATCTGTGTTTTGGGGTCGATCTATGGCGGAATTGCGTCGGTCACGGAAGCCTCGGCCGTCGGTGTTGCCGGGGTAGTTGCCTCGACGATTGTCCGGCGCGAATTTTCGCTTTCCATGCTCAAGGCCGCATCGCTTCAGACACTGTCGACATGCGGCATGATCGTCTGGATCGGGATTGGCGCATCGGCACTGGTCGGAGTATTCAACCTGATGGGCGGGATCAAGTTTGTATCCGTCCTGATTACCGGCATTTCCGATGACCCGATGATCATCATCCTGTTCATGATGCTGATCCTGTTCGTGCTGGGCATGTTCCTTGACTGGGTCGGGATCGCCCTTCTGACCATGCCGATCTTTGTTCCGATCATCAAACAGCTTGGCTTTGATCCAGTATGGTTCGGGGTGCTGTTTGCGATGAACATGCAGGTCAGCTTCCTGTCCCCGCCGTTTGGCCCTGCCGCGTTTTACCTGAAATCCGTGGCACCACCGGACATAACGCTTGGCACGATCTTCAAGGCACTGGTGCCATTCATCTGCCTGCAGGTGCTGGCCGTGGCCATTCTGATCATCTTCCCGGGAATTACAGGGCGATAG
- a CDS encoding TRAP transporter small permease subunit — translation MAPSAEKMAHSEIPPALEPDGALTPVPEVSGIFGRIVDKISTVFALGFLLAMGILIFEIFMRHVFNSPTLWAHETTTFLSAIGFVFAGLYCASRDKHIRVVIIYDIAGPKLRRALDIGISIVCAISSGFFAWAGWLMVQRAAFKPDGSIHLETTGSAFNAPYPGLLKIFMLLVLIALTIQFVVLAINYVRAKPDDVRANSGAAKDND, via the coding sequence ATGGCCCCGAGCGCAGAAAAAATGGCGCATAGCGAAATTCCCCCTGCCCTGGAACCGGATGGCGCATTAACCCCCGTACCAGAGGTTTCCGGCATTTTTGGCCGGATTGTCGACAAGATCAGCACGGTTTTCGCGCTGGGTTTCCTGTTGGCGATGGGTATCCTGATTTTCGAGATTTTCATGCGTCACGTTTTTAACAGCCCGACCCTTTGGGCGCATGAAACCACAACGTTTTTATCGGCCATCGGCTTTGTTTTTGCCGGGCTTTACTGTGCATCGCGCGACAAACATATCCGGGTTGTCATCATCTATGACATTGCCGGGCCAAAATTGCGTCGGGCACTTGATATCGGCATATCAATCGTCTGTGCCATTTCGTCGGGCTTTTTCGCCTGGGCGGGGTGGTTGATGGTGCAGCGTGCCGCCTTCAAACCCGATGGTAGCATCCATCTGGAAACCACCGGCAGCGCCTTTAACGCGCCTTATCCGGGATTACTGAAAATCTTCATGCTGTTGGTTCTGATCGCGTTAACGATCCAGTTTGTCGTTCTGGCGATCAATTATGTCCGCGCCAAACCTGATGATGTGCGCGCAAATTCCGGGGCGGCAAAAGACAATGACTGA
- a CDS encoding TRAP transporter substrate-binding protein: protein MTLSFKTLAGTALAASLMMASPLIANAQEFTLKVQSSDAAGVPNFVLEQEWAERVGKMSGGRIAIEMLPVNSVVEHAETQDAIAAGIIDGHITDTSYFTGKDPAFGLIANPVGAWSAPSEMLRFVEYGGGKELMNELLQPYGLHFIGAVTPGLEAFVSSKPLDGVADLKGLKMRAPEGMVQEVFAAAGASPVNIPQSEVFTSLDKKVIDAADATVFSTNQAMGLHDVAKHPVYPGFHSMPMLEVSVNKAKWDSMPEDLQTILEVSVRDLARDMDAQLAMKDMEAVAKARAEGGVTIHNWSAEERNKFRKIATSQWEKVAARSENAQKVYDTLVKYLTEQGMI from the coding sequence ATGACCCTATCGTTCAAGACACTCGCCGGAACCGCACTTGCCGCCAGCCTGATGATGGCATCACCGCTGATCGCAAATGCACAGGAATTCACCCTTAAAGTCCAGTCAAGCGATGCGGCTGGCGTGCCGAACTTTGTACTGGAGCAGGAATGGGCCGAGCGTGTCGGCAAAATGTCGGGCGGACGCATTGCGATTGAAATGCTGCCGGTTAACTCGGTTGTTGAACATGCCGAAACCCAGGACGCAATTGCTGCTGGCATCATTGACGGCCACATCACCGATACCAGCTATTTCACCGGTAAAGACCCGGCATTCGGCCTGATCGCCAATCCGGTAGGTGCATGGTCGGCACCGTCCGAAATGCTGCGTTTCGTTGAATATGGTGGCGGCAAGGAACTGATGAATGAACTGCTGCAACCCTATGGCCTGCATTTCATCGGGGCGGTGACACCGGGCCTTGAGGCATTCGTTTCGTCAAAACCGCTTGATGGCGTTGCCGATCTCAAGGGGCTGAAAATGCGCGCACCAGAAGGTATGGTGCAGGAAGTCTTTGCCGCGGCCGGTGCGTCGCCTGTGAACATTCCGCAGTCCGAAGTTTTCACATCCCTTGATAAAAAGGTGATTGATGCTGCGGATGCGACCGTGTTCTCGACCAACCAGGCAATGGGTCTGCATGACGTCGCCAAACATCCGGTCTATCCGGGCTTCCATTCCATGCCGATGCTTGAAGTTTCGGTCAACAAGGCGAAATGGGATTCCATGCCCGAAGACCTCCAGACCATTCTGGAAGTTTCGGTCCGTGATCTTGCGCGCGATATGGACGCACAGCTGGCCATGAAAGACATGGAAGCCGTTGCCAAGGCCCGTGCCGAAGGTGGGGTTACCATCCACAACTGGTCAGCCGAGGAACGCAACAAATTCCGTAAAATCGCAACCAGCCAGTGGGAAAAAGTCGCGGCACGTTCGGAAAATGCCCAGAAGGTTTATGATACACTCGTCAAATACCTGACCGAACAGGGCATGATCTGA
- a CDS encoding gluconokinase, which yields MAGGLAIKAEFVIVMGVSGSGKTAVAKGLASIMNGVWLDADDYHPPQNVENMRNGIPLDDEMRWPWLASLGAAAKEVAHGIESNHVSPKIFIACSALKRRYRDFLRDHMAPVTFVFLDGSREVIRSRLDRRVGHFMPPGLLDSQLADLEPLGPDETSVTVSIDAPIEAVVSTAAARLAAGEIDSPSTKTHNTAGKPVTQGEDR from the coding sequence GTGGCGGGAGGATTAGCCATCAAAGCCGAATTTGTCATCGTGATGGGTGTCAGCGGATCAGGCAAGACCGCGGTCGCAAAGGGCCTTGCCAGCATCATGAATGGTGTGTGGCTTGACGCGGACGATTATCATCCCCCGCAAAATGTCGAAAACATGCGCAATGGCATCCCGCTTGATGACGAGATGCGCTGGCCGTGGCTGGCATCACTTGGGGCGGCTGCCAAAGAAGTCGCGCATGGAATTGAGTCAAACCATGTATCGCCGAAAATCTTTATCGCCTGTTCGGCACTGAAACGGCGCTATCGCGATTTCCTGCGCGATCACATGGCACCCGTAACTTTTGTTTTTCTGGACGGTTCGCGCGAAGTGATCCGGTCCCGGCTGGATCGCCGGGTCGGCCATTTCATGCCGCCCGGATTGCTTGACAGTCAGTTGGCCGATCTCGAACCGCTGGGGCCGGACGAGACAAGCGTGACTGTTTCCATCGACGCCCCGATTGAAGCCGTGGTTTCGACCGCTGCTGCCCGTCTTGCAGCCGGCGAAATCGACAGTCCATCCACCAAAACGCATAACACCGCCGGAAAACCGGTAACCCAGGGAGAAGACAGATGA
- a CDS encoding LacI family DNA-binding transcriptional regulator: MRKRRGAGRPTIADVADKAGVSTITVSRALRDPAKVSAPLRERIDAAVRKLDYVPHSHASALASSRSNIVGVIVPSLTNNVFADTLRAIYDELEQGPLQVQLGNSRYVAAEEERLIRIFLGQRPAALIVAGGDQTPAARALLESADCPVVQVMEVDPDPIDMMVGFSHFEGGRAAGYHLLQRGYRNIGFIGARMDPRSRRRMEGFAEALRSAGRYDSELFMTTTRSSSTSLGAELIATLRAKRQDIEAVFCNNDDMALGVLFGCQHAGLRVPEDLGIIGFNDLEMMAAACPSLTSIRTNRYGIGKTAVDMIRLRLEGEEPEKPVVDLGFQLQDRQSTARRG, translated from the coding sequence ATGAGAAAACGCAGAGGGGCCGGGCGGCCGACCATCGCTGATGTGGCTGATAAGGCCGGGGTCAGTACGATCACCGTTTCACGGGCCTTGCGTGATCCGGCCAAGGTATCCGCCCCGTTGCGCGAACGCATCGATGCCGCCGTTCGCAAGCTTGATTATGTTCCCCATTCCCATGCCAGTGCGCTGGCATCATCGCGGTCCAACATTGTTGGCGTGATCGTGCCGTCGCTGACCAATAACGTGTTTGCCGATACGCTGCGCGCGATTTATGACGAGCTCGAACAGGGGCCGCTTCAGGTGCAGCTTGGCAATTCGCGCTATGTCGCGGCAGAAGAAGAACGCCTGATCCGCATTTTCCTTGGGCAGCGTCCGGCTGCCCTGATTGTTGCGGGTGGGGATCAGACCCCGGCGGCGCGGGCCTTGCTGGAAAGTGCCGATTGTCCGGTGGTGCAGGTCATGGAAGTCGATCCCGATCCGATTGATATGATGGTCGGATTCTCGCATTTCGAAGGCGGGCGCGCGGCCGGATATCACCTGTTGCAGCGCGGATATCGCAATATCGGTTTCATCGGTGCACGCATGGACCCGCGATCACGCCGCCGCATGGAGGGCTTTGCCGAAGCACTGCGATCAGCAGGCCGGTATGATTCGGAGCTGTTCATGACAACAACCCGGTCATCAAGCACATCACTGGGCGCAGAACTGATCGCAACGTTGCGTGCAAAGCGCCAGGATATTGAAGCGGTTTTTTGCAACAACGATGATATGGCGCTGGGCGTTCTGTTTGGCTGCCAGCATGCCGGGCTGCGTGTGCCCGAAGACCTTGGCATTATCGGTTTCAACGATCTTGAGATGATGGCAGCGGCCTGTCCGTCATTGACCAGCATTCGCACAAACCGCTACGGGATCGGCAAAACGGCGGTTGATATGATCCGTTTGCGGCTGGAGGGGGAGGAGCCGGAAAAGCCGGTTGTCGATCTTGGTTTCCAGTTGCAGGATCGTCAAAGCACCGCGCGGCGGGGCTGA
- a CDS encoding IMPACT family protein, whose amino-acid sequence MKTIARAAFAETEEKKSRFLAELVPYDHLATRLAELRAAHPKANHHVTAYRYLNDEDQLIEHGKDDGEPSGTSGVPCLKVLQGRDLINVAVIVTRYFGGVKLGTGGLVRAYSGAANAVCSVADFIDYVPQGEAELFAGFSDAGTLEQACAQDGITVLDRQFNSNGTHIRISGPKDLVAELADRFPINRD is encoded by the coding sequence ATGAAAACCATCGCCCGCGCCGCATTTGCCGAAACCGAAGAAAAGAAATCGCGCTTCCTGGCCGAGCTGGTCCCTTATGACCATCTCGCGACGCGGCTTGCGGAATTGCGCGCGGCCCATCCCAAGGCCAATCATCATGTCACCGCCTATCGATACCTGAATGACGAAGACCAGTTGATCGAACATGGCAAGGATGATGGCGAACCATCGGGCACATCTGGCGTACCGTGCCTGAAGGTGCTTCAGGGGCGTGATCTGATCAATGTTGCGGTGATCGTCACGCGCTATTTTGGCGGGGTGAAGCTTGGCACCGGCGGATTGGTGCGCGCTTATAGCGGGGCGGCAAATGCAGTTTGCAGCGTCGCTGATTTCATCGATTATGTCCCACAGGGAGAGGCCGAACTGTTTGCCGGATTTTCCGACGCCGGAACGCTCGAACAGGCCTGCGCACAGGATGGGATCACGGTTCTGGACCGGCAGTTTAATAGCAACGGCACACATATCCGGATTTCAGGGCCAAAGGATCTGGTTGCCGAACTGGCCGACCGTTTCCCGATCAACCGTGATTAG
- a CDS encoding sulfite exporter TauE/SafE family protein gives MTIETAVIIACAYFIAAFVKGATGLGFSTSALPVLALGIGLKAAMPLVIIPSLVSNSIVMAQAGHFHETVKRFWPMFVATVPGLVIGLVVLDLVNSLMAGAVLGVVLMVYGALTLWRPGRPVPEKLQKPLAPVMGFATGLVNGITGSQVMPVLPFLLTLRLDPKRFIQAINISFSLSSIVMAIGLSKLGLMTLETVWISLAGLIPVYLGTKLGGIVRSRMDAESFRRLVLIMLVIFGVILIGKFALFHP, from the coding sequence ATGACAATAGAAACGGCAGTGATCATTGCCTGCGCCTATTTCATTGCCGCTTTTGTCAAAGGGGCAACCGGGCTTGGCTTTTCAACATCCGCCTTGCCGGTTCTCGCCCTTGGTATCGGGTTAAAAGCCGCGATGCCGCTGGTGATCATTCCATCACTGGTCAGCAACAGCATCGTCATGGCACAGGCCGGGCATTTTCACGAAACCGTCAAGCGGTTCTGGCCTATGTTCGTTGCCACCGTGCCAGGGCTTGTCATCGGGCTTGTGGTGCTTGATCTGGTCAACAGCCTGATGGCGGGGGCGGTTCTTGGCGTTGTTTTGATGGTTTACGGCGCATTGACGTTATGGCGGCCGGGGCGGCCAGTACCGGAAAAACTGCAAAAACCATTGGCCCCGGTGATGGGGTTCGCAACGGGGCTTGTCAATGGCATTACCGGATCACAGGTCATGCCGGTTCTGCCTTTCCTTCTGACCCTTCGTCTGGACCCGAAACGTTTCATACAGGCGATCAATATTTCCTTCAGCCTGTCGAGCATCGTTATGGCCATTGGCCTGTCAAAACTTGGCCTGATGACGCTTGAAACTGTCTGGATATCTCTTGCCGGGTTGATCCCGGTTTATCTGGGCACCAAGCTTGGCGGCATTGTCAGATCACGCATGGATGCGGAAAGTTTCCGCAGGCTGGTTCTGATCATGCTGGTGATCTTCGGGGTGATCCTGATCGGCAAATTCGCGCTGTTTCACCCTTAA
- a CDS encoding class II 3-deoxy-7-phosphoheptulonate synthase gives MSKSWSIDSWRKLPVKQMPTYPDAQAVKAVEQELGSYPPLVFAGEARALKEKLGEVAEGNAFLLQGGDCAESFKEFHPNNIRDTFKVMLQMAVVLTYGAACPVVKVGRMAGQFAKPRSADTETIDGVELPSYRGDNINGIEFTSEARVPDPQRQIRAYNQSASTLNLLRAFAQGGFADLSKIHRWNLSFVDNSPAGERYRKMTTQIDEAVAFMQACGITAETAPQMRETDFYTSHEALLLGYEQALTRQDSLTGDWYDCSAHMLWIGDRTRQLDGAHVEFMRGVNNPIGMKCGPTTEEDDLIRLIDALNPKNEAGRLTLIARMGAGKVEDHLPRLVQRVKAEGRKVVWSCDPMHGNTIKAANGYKTRPFDAILSEVKSFFDVHKAEGTHAGGVHFEMTGTDVTECIGGAREVTVDSLSDRYHTHCDPRLNGGQALELAFLIAEMIKKERDSVRAEQLAASA, from the coding sequence ATGAGCAAGAGCTGGAGCATTGATAGTTGGCGCAAACTGCCTGTGAAGCAGATGCCGACATATCCGGATGCACAGGCCGTCAAGGCCGTAGAGCAAGAGCTCGGCAGCTATCCTCCTTTGGTATTTGCTGGCGAAGCGCGCGCATTGAAAGAAAAGCTTGGTGAAGTTGCCGAAGGCAACGCATTCCTGCTGCAGGGCGGGGACTGTGCCGAGAGCTTTAAGGAATTTCACCCGAACAACATTCGCGACACCTTTAAGGTCATGTTGCAGATGGCGGTTGTCCTGACCTATGGCGCAGCATGCCCGGTGGTCAAGGTTGGCCGTATGGCGGGGCAGTTTGCCAAGCCGCGCTCGGCGGATACCGAAACCATTGATGGCGTCGAACTGCCAAGCTATCGCGGTGACAATATCAACGGCATCGAGTTCACATCCGAAGCCCGTGTTCCGGATCCGCAGCGCCAGATCCGTGCCTATAACCAGTCGGCATCGACGCTAAACCTTTTGCGTGCTTTCGCGCAGGGCGGGTTTGCCGACCTGAGCAAAATACACCGTTGGAACCTGTCATTTGTCGATAACAGCCCCGCGGGCGAACGATATCGCAAGATGACAACCCAGATTGACGAAGCTGTTGCCTTCATGCAGGCGTGCGGCATCACGGCCGAAACCGCCCCGCAGATGCGCGAGACGGATTTCTATACCTCGCACGAGGCGCTTTTGCTGGGTTACGAACAGGCCCTGACCCGTCAGGACAGCCTGACCGGTGACTGGTATGACTGTTCGGCGCATATGCTGTGGATCGGTGATCGTACCCGTCAGCTTGACGGGGCGCATGTTGAATTCATGCGTGGTGTGAACAACCCGATTGGCATGAAATGCGGACCGACCACCGAAGAAGATGATCTGATCCGTCTGATCGATGCGTTGAACCCGAAAAACGAAGCCGGTCGTCTGACTCTGATCGCGCGCATGGGAGCGGGCAAGGTTGAAGATCACCTGCCCCGTCTGGTGCAGCGGGTCAAGGCAGAGGGCCGCAAGGTTGTCTGGTCCTGCGATCCGATGCATGGCAACACGATCAAGGCGGCGAACGGTTATAAAACCCGTCCGTTCGATGCGATCCTGTCGGAAGTCAAATCGTTCTTTGATGTGCACAAGGCCGAAGGCACCCATGCCGGTGGCGTTCATTTTGAAATGACCGGTACGGATGTGACCGAATGCATTGGCGGTGCACGTGAAGTGACGGTCGACAGCCTGTCGGATCGTTACCACACCCATTGCGATCCGCGTTTGAATGGCGGGCAGGCCCTTGAACTTGCCTTCCTGATCGCCGAAATGATCAAAAAAGAACGCGACAGCGTTCGTGCGGAGCAGCTTGCAGCGTCAGCATAA
- a CDS encoding M48 family metalloprotease: MQELFVPGIMLMILIGIAFVTGRLAEAAHERALRRDEQLLPNQHLSTEDHAPEDIVLRYSRMVTGKVVIGEDRFRNLLARLRIFVGGRLGAHEATITRAKREAMLRMRTDAKGASHITGIRMTTAQLGRGMVEMMVSGTALYTDKRPSGGFPSALPDDGINISHKNLLVEFTSASAAFLFICWGIYAASGFAVEWATRQISIKDEIAIWSELEGDYITERRSDDQRSLPERYILDLINSIPKSALGPAAAYDFEVVIIPDDTPNAAALPGGLILVHTGMLELVDTENELLSILGHEIGHYNGRDHLEGLGRQAVGVALSAMMFQADAVLTTWIAGWPKMLADLDYSRSQELDADKWGLDIVMAKYGHATDVATTFAKLAMMQEDESMLDYLGTHPHPMDRVRRLNKMVADRNLPLGEPIPLQTAFERYVDALEAQSAIYDEYEAPEGSE, from the coding sequence ATGCAGGAACTATTTGTTCCGGGGATCATGCTAATGATCCTGATCGGGATCGCCTTTGTGACAGGCCGTCTGGCTGAAGCCGCCCACGAACGCGCCCTGCGCCGTGACGAGCAACTTTTGCCAAATCAGCACCTGAGCACCGAGGACCATGCCCCCGAAGACATCGTTCTGCGTTATAGCAGAATGGTCACCGGCAAGGTTGTGATCGGCGAAGACCGGTTCCGCAATCTGCTTGCGCGTCTGCGCATTTTCGTTGGCGGCCGACTGGGGGCACACGAAGCCACCATCACGCGTGCCAAACGCGAAGCCATGCTGCGCATGCGGACCGACGCCAAGGGTGCATCCCACATTACCGGCATCCGCATGACCACCGCCCAGCTTGGCCGCGGCATGGTTGAAATGATGGTTTCGGGCACGGCCCTTTATACCGACAAACGCCCCAGCGGCGGCTTTCCGTCTGCCCTGCCTGATGATGGCATCAATATCAGCCATAAAAACCTGCTGGTTGAATTTACATCGGCAAGTGCGGCGTTTCTGTTTATCTGCTGGGGCATTTACGCTGCCAGCGGTTTTGCTGTCGAATGGGCAACCCGCCAGATTTCGATCAAGGATGAAATCGCCATCTGGTCCGAGCTTGAAGGCGACTACATCACCGAACGCCGCAGCGATGATCAACGCAGCCTGCCGGAACGCTATATCCTTGATCTGATCAACTCGATCCCGAAATCAGCCCTTGGCCCGGCTGCGGCCTATGATTTCGAAGTTGTCATTATCCCCGATGACACGCCAAATGCCGCCGCCCTGCCCGGTGGGCTGATCCTTGTGCATACCGGCATGCTTGAACTGGTCGATACCGAAAACGAACTATTATCCATCCTTGGTCATGAAATCGGCCATTATAATGGCCGTGATCATCTTGAAGGGCTAGGGCGGCAGGCGGTTGGCGTTGCCCTGTCGGCGATGATGTTCCAGGCCGATGCGGTTCTGACCACCTGGATCGCTGGTTGGCCGAAAATGCTGGCCGACCTGGATTATTCCCGATCCCAGGAACTTGATGCCGATAAATGGGGACTCGATATCGTCATGGCGAAATATGGCCATGCCACCGATGTCGCAACCACCTTTGCCAAGCTTGCAATGATGCAGGAGGATGAGAGCATGCTTGATTATCTCGGCACGCACCCTCATCCAATGGATCGCGTACGACGCCTTAATAAAATGGTCGCGGACCGCAATCTGCCGCTTGGTGAACCGATACCGCTACAGACAGCTTTCGAACGCTATGTCGATGCCCTCGAAGCGCAATCAGCAATCTACGACGAATACGAAGCTCCGGAAGGATCAGAATAA
- a CDS encoding YbjQ family protein encodes MTKNQNTAAELPVVTISHIPGREISENLGIVFGSSVRSRSFLFDIFAFFKNLFGGEVRSYTRLLEQAQTEALERLVKQAGVMDADAVVDVHFSTSQVAYKAAEIFAYGTAVRLK; translated from the coding sequence ATGACGAAAAACCAAAACACGGCGGCAGAATTGCCGGTCGTGACAATATCCCATATTCCGGGCCGTGAAATCAGCGAAAATCTGGGCATCGTATTTGGCAGTTCGGTTCGCAGCCGAAGCTTCCTGTTTGATATTTTTGCCTTTTTCAAAAACCTGTTTGGCGGCGAAGTGCGTTCTTATACCCGCCTTCTAGAACAGGCCCAGACCGAGGCCCTCGAACGCCTGGTCAAACAGGCCGGTGTGATGGATGCCGATGCGGTTGTTGATGTGCATTTTTCCACATCGCAGGTCGCATACAAGGCGGCTGAAATCTTTGCCTATGGCACGGCTGTTCGCCTGAAATAA
- a CDS encoding NAD+ synthase has protein sequence MTNMLAIAIAQLNPIVGDVAGNAEKVVAAWETAADQGADIVLYSELVLSGYPPEDLVMKPAFMRHLRHAVEDICERTRSRKNGPALLLTTPWDIDGERFNAVLLIDQGKIETVRAKNDLPNYGVFDEKRVFSAGPMPDVVSFRGVTLGVPICEDVWTPKVVAHLRDRGAEIFLVPNGSPFEADKGDLRRNLIADRVRETGVPMIYCNEVGGQDELVFDGGSFGLNGDGSLAVALPGFAEDVATSTWLRGEDGSWRCDENAPKADYPSGLDAVYQTLVLGLRDYVNKNRFPGVVIGMSGGIDSALSAAIAVDALGSDRVRLVMMPSPYTSRESLEDAEQCAGMLKTGIESINIGPAMEAFEQMLAPAFEGRDPDITEENIQARSRGIILMGLSNKFGDMVLTTGNKSEMSVGYATLYGDMCGGYSVLKDLYKTTVFALCHWRNAHHPAGALGPDGIVIPERIITKPPSAELRPDQKDEDSLPPYDVLDDILHQMIEGERSVSEIVESGHDEATVRRVWRLLDRAEYKRRQAPPGVKITPRAFGRDRRYPITNGFTNLVT, from the coding sequence ATGACAAATATGCTTGCCATCGCGATTGCCCAGCTTAACCCCATTGTCGGCGACGTTGCCGGGAATGCCGAGAAAGTTGTGGCTGCCTGGGAAACTGCGGCCGATCAGGGCGCGGATATTGTCCTTTATTCCGAACTGGTTCTGTCGGGCTATCCGCCCGAGGATCTGGTGATGAAGCCTGCCTTCATGCGCCATCTGCGTCATGCGGTCGAAGATATCTGCGAACGCACCAGGTCGCGCAAAAACGGCCCGGCCTTGTTGTTAACGACACCGTGGGATATTGACGGGGAACGCTTTAACGCGGTTCTTCTGATCGATCAGGGCAAGATCGAAACGGTGCGGGCAAAAAACGACCTGCCGAATTATGGCGTGTTTGATGAAAAACGCGTGTTCAGCGCCGGACCGATGCCCGACGTCGTGTCATTCCGGGGGGTAACACTTGGTGTGCCAATCTGCGAGGACGTCTGGACGCCAAAGGTTGTTGCCCATCTGCGAGATCGTGGGGCGGAAATTTTCCTGGTGCCGAACGGATCACCGTTCGAGGCCGACAAGGGCGATCTGCGCCGTAATCTGATTGCGGATCGGGTCCGTGAAACCGGCGTTCCGATGATTTACTGCAACGAAGTCGGTGGTCAGGACGAACTGGTGTTTGATGGCGGTTCATTTGGTCTTAACGGTGATGGATCATTGGCCGTGGCCCTGCCGGGCTTTGCCGAGGATGTCGCCACCAGCACCTGGTTGCGTGGTGAAGATGGTAGCTGGCGGTGCGATGAAAATGCACCAAAGGCCGATTATCCAAGCGGGCTTGATGCAGTATACCAGACATTGGTTCTGGGGCTTCGGGATTATGTGAACAAAAACCGGTTCCCCGGTGTTGTGATCGGCATGTCGGGCGGGATCGATAGCGCGCTTTCGGCCGCCATTGCCGTTGATGCGCTGGGATCAGATCGGGTGCGGCTGGTGATGATGCCGTCACCCTATACATCGCGCGAAAGCCTTGAGGATGCCGAACAATGCGCCGGGATGCTGAAAACCGGGATTGAAAGCATCAATATCGGGCCTGCCATGGAAGCATTCGAACAGATGCTTGCCCCGGCATTCGAAGGCCGGGACCCGGATATTACCGAAGAAAACATTCAGGCCCGTTCGCGCGGGATCATCCTGATGGGGCTTTCAAACAAGTTCGGCGATATGGTGCTGACGACGGGCAACAAGTCGGAAATGTCCGTTGGCTATGCCACGCTGTATGGTGACATGTGCGGTGGCTATTCGGTTTTGAAGGACCTTTACAAAACGACTGTGTTTGCGCTTTGCCATTGGCGTAATGCCCATCATCCGGCGGGCGCGCTTGGTCCGGACGGCATTGTGATCCCGGAACGGATCATTACCAAGCCGCCATCGGCCGAACTGCGCCCGGATCAGAAAGACGAAGATAGCCTGCCGCCTTATGACGTTCTTGATGATATCCTTCATCAGATGATTGAAGGCGAACGGTCTGTTTCCGAGATTGTCGAAAGCGGCCATGACGAGGCCACGGTGCGCCGGGTCTGGCGGTTGCTGGACCGGGCGGAATATAAACGCCGACAGGCACCACCCGGGGTCAAGATTACTCCGCGTGCCTTTGGCCGCGACCGCCGCTATCCGATTACCAACGGTTTCACGAATTTAGTGACCTGA